Proteins from one Hydrogenivirga caldilitoris genomic window:
- a CDS encoding pyruvate/oxaloacetate carboxyltransferase, giving the protein MVEVVEEIREKMKELEKKGVKKKIHITDLTPRDGQQCKLATRVRTDDLLPLCEKLDKCGFYAVEVWGGATYDVCLRYLKEDPWERLRRIKEVMPNTKLQMLFRGQNIVGYRPRSDKTVKKFVERCIANGMTVFRVFDSLNDNRNIEVAVKAIKELGGEVHAEISYTRSPVHTYEKWMEYAQELAEMEPDWISFKDATGIMPPFECYQIIKGIKEATGGQIPVLLHNHDMSGMATINHMMAVLAGVDMLDTVLSPLAFGSSHPATETIVAALQDTPFDTGLDLTKIAEAAEEAKKMKKKYKKYETEYAGVNAQVLIHKIPGGMISNMVAQLMEANALDKIEEALAEVPNVEKDLGYPPLLTPSSQIVGVQAVLNVITGERYKTITKEVRDYVEGKYGKPPGPLSKELVEKILGPGKEPDFSIRPGDLADQQEWDRARSEVEKIIGREPTDEEILLYILFPMQAKEFLTLREKGELHPEPVGELPEIAETEAGKVVGAAPVEFEVVYHGDKFKVKVEGVSLEDQPGKPRKYYVRVDGRLEEIQLFPQREAIPAGGGAVSTTTTTEGGIPKATEPGDVTAPMPGKVAKILVEEGQPVEEGQTVAIVEAMKMENEIHAPIDGIVKQIFAKVGDQVNPDEAILRISPHKEDKSYQ; this is encoded by the coding sequence ATGGTTGAGGTTGTAGAAGAAATCAGGGAGAAGATGAAAGAGCTGGAGAAAAAAGGAGTTAAGAAAAAGATACATATAACAGACCTCACCCCAAGAGACGGACAGCAATGTAAGCTTGCAACGAGAGTGAGAACCGATGACCTGTTGCCTCTCTGCGAAAAGCTGGACAAGTGTGGTTTTTACGCCGTTGAGGTTTGGGGAGGAGCAACCTACGATGTTTGCCTGAGGTATCTGAAGGAAGACCCATGGGAGAGGCTCAGACGCATAAAGGAGGTAATGCCCAACACCAAACTCCAGATGCTCTTCAGGGGGCAGAACATCGTCGGGTACAGACCCCGCTCCGACAAGACCGTCAAGAAGTTCGTGGAGAGGTGTATAGCCAACGGTATGACCGTTTTCAGGGTTTTTGACTCCCTTAACGACAACAGGAATATAGAGGTTGCTGTGAAGGCTATAAAGGAGCTTGGCGGAGAGGTTCACGCCGAGATAAGCTACACCCGCTCTCCGGTTCACACTTACGAGAAGTGGATGGAATACGCTCAGGAGCTTGCTGAGATGGAGCCCGACTGGATATCCTTCAAGGACGCTACCGGCATAATGCCTCCCTTTGAGTGCTACCAGATAATAAAGGGGATAAAGGAAGCAACCGGTGGACAGATACCGGTTCTGCTTCACAACCATGATATGAGCGGTATGGCAACCATAAATCATATGATGGCGGTTCTCGCCGGTGTGGACATGCTTGACACCGTCCTCTCACCCTTAGCCTTTGGTTCCTCACACCCAGCAACCGAGACCATAGTTGCAGCTCTTCAGGATACGCCCTTTGACACTGGACTTGACCTAACCAAGATAGCTGAAGCTGCAGAAGAAGCCAAGAAGATGAAGAAGAAGTACAAGAAGTATGAGACCGAATACGCCGGAGTTAACGCTCAGGTTCTCATTCACAAGATACCCGGCGGTATGATTTCCAATATGGTCGCTCAGCTCATGGAGGCAAATGCACTTGATAAGATAGAGGAAGCTCTCGCAGAGGTTCCTAACGTTGAGAAAGACCTCGGATACCCGCCTCTGCTTACGCCCTCCTCTCAGATAGTTGGTGTTCAGGCTGTTCTGAACGTTATAACCGGGGAGAGGTACAAGACCATAACCAAAGAGGTAAGGGACTACGTTGAGGGTAAATACGGAAAGCCACCGGGACCTCTCTCCAAAGAGCTCGTTGAGAAGATACTTGGACCGGGCAAAGAGCCTGACTTCTCCATAAGACCCGGAGACCTCGCCGACCAGCAAGAATGGGACAGGGCAAGGAGCGAGGTTGAAAAGATTATCGGAAGGGAGCCCACCGATGAAGAGATACTCCTGTACATACTCTTCCCGATGCAGGCTAAGGAGTTCTTAACTCTAAGGGAGAAAGGCGAGTTACACCCCGAACCGGTTGGTGAGCTTCCAGAGATTGCTGAAACCGAAGCAGGAAAGGTTGTTGGTGCTGCACCTGTTGAGTTTGAAGTTGTTTACCACGGAGACAAGTTTAAGGTCAAAGTAGAAGGTGTATCCCTTGAAGATCAACCAGGCAAACCGAGAAAGTACTACGTCAGAGTTGACGGAAGGCTTGAAGAGATACAGCTCTTCCCACAGAGGGAAGCGATTCCTGCAGGCGGTGGGGCTGTATCAACAACGACTACAACAGAAGGTGGCATACCCAAGGCAACAGAACCTGGTGACGTCACCGCTCCTATGCCTGGTAAGGTTGCGAAGATACTCGTTGAAGAGGGTCAACCTGTGGAGGAAGGACAGACGGTTGCTATAGTTGAAGCCATGAAGATGGAAAATGAAATACACGCTCCGATAGATGGGATAGTAAAGCAGATATTTGCCAAGGTGGGAGACCAGGTGAATCCTGATGAGGCAATTCTCAGAATATCCCCCCACAAGGAGGACAAAAGCTACCAGTAA
- the tsaE gene encoding tRNA (adenosine(37)-N6)-threonylcarbamoyltransferase complex ATPase subunit type 1 TsaE: MEESLINSPEEMEALGASLAKELKGNEVICLKGELGAGKTTFVRGLARGLGIGEEYQVRSPTFTIVNEYPTQKGKLIHVDLYRVKDFDFSEFIGQGVVVVEWKEEREDCDIFIEIEVVRENVRRVLLFRRG; encoded by the coding sequence GTGGAAGAGAGCCTTATAAACAGTCCCGAGGAAATGGAAGCCCTCGGGGCTTCTCTTGCTAAAGAGCTTAAAGGTAACGAAGTTATATGCCTGAAAGGGGAGCTCGGGGCTGGCAAAACCACCTTTGTCCGAGGTTTGGCAAGGGGTTTGGGCATCGGAGAGGAATATCAAGTCCGGAGCCCCACCTTCACCATAGTGAACGAGTATCCAACCCAGAAAGGGAAGCTGATACACGTTGACCTCTACAGGGTAAAGGATTTTGACTTTTCAGAGTTCATAGGTCAAGGTGTAGTGGTTGTTGAGTGGAAGGAGGAAAGGGAGGATTGTGATATTTTTATTGAGATTGAGGTGGTCAGAGAGAACGTAAGAAGGGTTTTGCTTTTCAGAAGGGGTTGA
- a CDS encoding J domain-containing protein, which yields MRSAIKDYYRILGVEKNATKEEIKKAYRRLARLYHPDRNPDPEAEEKFKEINEAYHVLSDDEKREEYDRILRSGDENKFRDFMEYIQEFIESIIKGEREKAKKPKRGQDIRLKLYLTLEEAAFGTQKEVEYERWIDCPDCEGIGVKGKAETVVCHACEGKGRRVSGIFSFPRPCSVCRGKGFIVKNPCPTCFGRGRVTTQAKIKINVPPATDEGEVLKVPEKGHFGVYGGKPGDLYLRVFLKEHPVFKKVNNDLFMERLISYPLAVLGGATRVPTLEGEELEVFVQPGTECGSTKTIPGKGFPYDGKRGNMIITFRIEVPKSLNNKQKKLLEKLAKELGEEGIEKRESITERVKNWLNPF from the coding sequence ATGAGGTCGGCTATAAAGGATTATTACAGGATACTCGGCGTTGAAAAGAACGCCACTAAGGAGGAGATAAAGAAAGCCTACAGGAGGTTAGCCCGTCTTTACCACCCCGACAGGAATCCTGACCCTGAGGCTGAGGAGAAGTTCAAAGAGATAAACGAGGCTTACCACGTCCTTTCGGACGATGAAAAGAGAGAAGAGTATGACAGGATACTCAGGAGCGGTGATGAGAACAAGTTCAGGGACTTTATGGAGTACATTCAGGAGTTTATAGAGAGCATCATAAAGGGAGAGAGGGAAAAGGCAAAGAAACCCAAGAGAGGACAGGACATAAGGCTAAAGCTCTACCTTACCCTTGAGGAAGCTGCCTTCGGAACTCAGAAGGAAGTGGAGTACGAGAGATGGATAGACTGCCCGGACTGCGAAGGTATCGGGGTGAAAGGAAAAGCCGAGACGGTGGTCTGCCACGCCTGTGAGGGAAAGGGAAGGAGAGTAAGCGGTATATTCAGCTTCCCAAGACCCTGTTCCGTTTGCAGAGGAAAGGGATTTATAGTCAAGAACCCTTGTCCTACCTGCTTTGGAAGGGGAAGGGTTACAACCCAAGCCAAGATAAAGATAAACGTTCCTCCGGCAACAGATGAGGGAGAAGTTTTGAAAGTCCCAGAGAAAGGGCACTTCGGAGTATACGGTGGAAAGCCGGGAGACCTTTACCTGAGAGTGTTCCTTAAGGAGCATCCTGTTTTCAAGAAGGTAAACAACGACCTGTTCATGGAAAGGCTGATAAGTTACCCCCTTGCAGTCCTCGGAGGTGCTACAAGGGTTCCCACCCTTGAAGGGGAAGAGCTTGAGGTCTTTGTTCAGCCGGGAACTGAGTGTGGTTCAACCAAAACAATTCCCGGAAAGGGCTTCCCTTACGATGGTAAGCGGGGAAACATGATAATTACCTTCAGGATAGAGGTTCCCAAGAGCCTGAACAACAAACAGAAAAAACTCCTTGAAAAACTTGCAAAGGAGCTGGGTGAGGAAGGTATAGAGAAGAGGGAGAGTATAACAGAAAGAGTTAAAAACTGGCTCAACCCCTTCTGA
- a CDS encoding type III pantothenate kinase — protein sequence MKVLTLDVGNTTVDVCEFSEGSLNHLGRFGHDDIQKLRGYHDKVVALSVRPSVNRRLEETFGHKLKLLSLKDIPIEVDYETPETLGVDRVLFAYGVREFYSPDAVLVMAGTALVLDLLLEGTFKGGFITAGVRLKLSSLSERTEGIPPFEPEAIKLDIGRSTRDCVVGGVYRESRSFIEKTVEDWSIRFGKTFKVLITGGDGWLFEDLGVYDPLILHRAMVKIAGF from the coding sequence GTGAAGGTTCTGACCCTTGACGTTGGTAATACCACCGTAGATGTCTGCGAGTTCAGTGAAGGCTCTTTAAACCACCTCGGAAGGTTCGGACACGATGATATACAGAAACTGAGGGGATACCATGATAAGGTTGTTGCTCTTTCAGTTCGCCCCTCGGTGAACAGGAGGCTTGAAGAGACCTTCGGACATAAACTCAAACTCCTCTCTCTGAAGGACATTCCCATAGAGGTTGATTATGAGACTCCCGAAACCCTCGGAGTGGACAGGGTTCTCTTCGCTTACGGAGTCAGGGAGTTTTATTCCCCGGATGCGGTGCTCGTTATGGCTGGAACAGCTCTCGTCCTTGACCTCCTCCTTGAAGGAACTTTCAAGGGCGGTTTCATAACTGCGGGAGTGAGATTAAAGCTCTCATCGCTGAGTGAGCGCACCGAAGGGATACCTCCCTTTGAACCGGAAGCCATAAAGCTTGATATAGGCAGGTCAACAAGAGACTGCGTGGTGGGAGGTGTTTACAGAGAGTCCCGCTCCTTCATAGAGAAGACCGTTGAGGACTGGAGTATTAGGTTTGGCAAGACCTTTAAAGTGCTCATAACCGGCGGGGACGGGTGGCTCTTTGAGGACCTCGGGGTTTACGACCCCCTGATACTCCACAGGGCTATGGTAAAAATTGCCGGTTTTTAA
- the thrB gene encoding homoserine kinase — protein MKLLVPATTTNFGSGFDTFGLALNLYNTFEFRESDAFGVEVEGEGKELPRDENNLLIRVYKRACEVFGVPVKPFKLKQVNEVPTARGLGSSATAIVGGIEACVRLHSLEVNLEDKMKVAFEFEPHPDNLLPAFVGGFVVCVQNGGLVYNRLDFPDELSLVFAVPDFELSTEEARRVIKREVSLKDAVFNIQRASLLVSAILTGKYELLRTAVEDRLHQPYRAKLIKGFEKVLEAGYSAGAYAVFLSGAGPTVCAISSGEVKDRVGSAMIEAFEREGVRAKVLHLKGSGKGAHWL, from the coding sequence ATGAAACTCCTCGTTCCCGCAACCACCACTAACTTCGGGTCTGGTTTCGACACCTTCGGCTTAGCCCTCAATCTCTACAACACCTTTGAATTTCGGGAGAGCGACGCCTTCGGCGTGGAGGTAGAGGGAGAAGGGAAAGAACTCCCAAGGGACGAGAACAACCTCCTGATAAGGGTTTATAAAAGAGCCTGTGAGGTTTTCGGAGTTCCGGTAAAGCCCTTTAAACTCAAGCAGGTCAATGAAGTTCCAACGGCGAGGGGTCTGGGTTCCTCCGCTACGGCGATAGTGGGAGGTATAGAAGCCTGTGTAAGACTCCACAGCCTTGAGGTGAACCTTGAGGATAAGATGAAGGTAGCCTTTGAGTTTGAACCCCACCCGGATAACCTCCTGCCCGCTTTTGTTGGAGGGTTCGTCGTGTGCGTCCAGAACGGGGGACTCGTTTACAACAGGTTAGACTTCCCCGATGAGCTTTCCCTTGTCTTTGCGGTTCCAGACTTTGAACTGTCCACCGAGGAGGCGAGGAGGGTTATAAAGAGGGAAGTCTCCCTGAAAGACGCCGTTTTTAATATCCAGAGAGCGAGTCTCCTCGTTTCGGCTATCCTCACCGGAAAGTATGAACTCCTCAGAACTGCGGTTGAAGACAGACTCCACCAGCCCTACAGGGCAAAGCTGATAAAGGGTTTTGAGAAGGTTCTTGAAGCGGGTTACTCTGCGGGAGCCTATGCGGTATTTCTGAGCGGTGCGGGTCCAACGGTATGTGCGATAAGCTCCGGAGAAGTAAAAGACAGGGTGGGAAGCGCTATGATAGAAGCCTTTGAAAGGGAAGGGGTTAGAGCTAAGGTTTTACACCTGAAAGGTTCCGGGAAGGGAGCGCACTGGCTGTGA
- a CDS encoding NifU family protein, whose product MGMPTWEEVEKVLDEIRPALRFDGGDVELVDIQEDGTVLVRLVGACSGCGMSVLTLKAGIERALKQKFPEIKEVKDVNMDVPMSFGL is encoded by the coding sequence ATGGGAATGCCAACGTGGGAAGAGGTTGAAAAGGTTCTTGATGAGATTAGACCTGCTTTGAGATTTGACGGTGGTGATGTTGAGCTTGTTGATATTCAAGAGGACGGAACAGTCCTTGTAAGATTGGTCGGTGCATGCTCAGGTTGCGGAATGTCCGTTCTAACTCTGAAGGCGGGTATAGAGAGGGCTTTAAAGCAGAAGTTTCCTGAGATAAAAGAAGTTAAGGACGTCAATATGGACGTTCCTATGTCCTTCGGGCTGTGA